The following proteins come from a genomic window of Micromonas commoda chromosome 2, complete sequence:
- a CDS encoding predicted protein → MSASLAARAIPTRSHTSRCTSRKTPSRHARRRGGRAVGAANAGDPLFALSVLEVGGDVLLSDGDVAAAAVGALAATSLASLGTADPGAELRRKLDAVEPLEVRLDVTALWCFVCARELSHVPPGGKVVDLGFSVGDILRLGCVAGTGSCLCIAWLLVGTATGQFKRAGFLATGDERTLVQYLTPGWITATAAGALWQLAEAYLCRPGLDGVGAGLDGGDASLAAAAAAFSPPDALAAVAALVAAMQGYRAFSYFVP, encoded by the coding sequence ATGTCGGCGtctctcgcggcgcgcgccatcccgacgcgctcgcacACATCACGGTGCACCTCGCGTAAAACGCCTTCGAgacacgcgcgccgccgcggcggccgcgccgtcggggccgcgaacgccggcgaTCCGCTCTTCGCGCTGAGTGTCTTGGAGGTTGGCGGGGACGTGCTCCTGTCGGATGgggacgtggcggcggcggcggtcggggcgctcgcggcgacgtccctcgCCAGCCTGGGAACGGCGGACCCGGGCGCCGAGCTGAGACGAAAACTAGACGCGGTCGAGCCCCTCGAGGTCCGCCtggacgtcaccgcgctctGGTGCTTCGTGTGCGCCAGGGAGCTATCGCACGTCCCGCCGGGGGGCAAGGTGGTCGACCTCGGGTTCAGCGTCGGGGATATCCTGCGGCTCGGGTGCGTGGCCGGGACCGGCTCGTGCCTGTGCATCGCCTGGCTCCTCgtcgggacggcgacggggcagTTCAAACGCGCGGGATTCCTCGCGACCGGCGACGAGAGGACCCTCGTGCAGTACTTGACGCCGGGCTGGAtaaccgccaccgccgccggcgcgctgtgGCAGCTGGCGGAGGCGTACCTGTGCAGGCCCGGgctggacggcgtcggcgcggggctggacgggggggacgcgtcgctcgcggcggcggcggcggcgttctcgccgcccgacgcgctcgccgccgtcgccgcgctcgtcgccgcgatgcagGGCTACCGAGCGTTCAGCTACTTCGTCCCGTGA
- a CDS encoding predicted protein, with product MLGEAVLGVLLLWTGVKVGALTYAYVRYGNCGDANAAKPEENVETTSVGGEALKSAATEGSEGLKKRTNAVKEAGAEEGDATR from the coding sequence ATGTTGGGCGAGGCCGTCTTGGGCGTGCTGCTGCTGTGGACCGGGGTTAAGGTCGGCGCGCTGACGTACGCGTACGTGAGGTACGGCAACTgcggggacgcgaacgccgcgaaaCCCGAGGAGAACGTGGAGACGACGTCCGTGGGAGGGGAGGCGCTtaagagcgcggcgacggaagGCTCCGAGGGGTTGAAGAAGCGGACCAACGCCGTgaaggaggcgggcgcggaggagggcgacgcgacgcggtga
- a CDS encoding predicted protein has product MSVGKLVLGALKEAFLLSPPEKQPQEPPTLDGPNRIPGFRPPIDWLNAELERRNPHVQQRREELGLVRDEQTRQLLASPGPAGQATRGADFLTRREGRHHPYDRKGGTAGDGAAGATNNGGAPFRTPGPRVQIDFAGDDPLTTVVTRPPVTSHRPVLGRPGWHHQQQQQHQQHTRPLPSTAGANTSSSRWTGAAAVGSQHRYPSATRHGAGTYQTAADFAAFLAVRERANQPSPDANDDGDSTFERSAMKQAAASSMRRAHEETEEDREERLAREAAASSPVTDTLQTRMFTGHYAHGPRPITPFSSHGASSERGAGGVGGENDAVRNASIREAAERTFRAGAERIASATPDMAALHSRAGFRAGYHVAAAQAAAASGGAAGLFGPNKGSKGSKAPAAGGLFGGALAPAQLEFRRSSAWKTLGLDVRDVDAYKKLVEASSAGRNRRRPTSAPPDSARKHRREEEEEEEVPSDVFVVDDVGGAPKPAAAKGRGKPKKPVTQYRMKAPPAAAPAVRRTSLDSFVDDSIENLRRSTAEAEGDVAPTPTAVPVRTALTPSQRRELALEVRAANASVHAPVDVAQEADLERQIAEMEIVARDLESRRAELKSPKPALSDLEAGPSAADIEAMEAELTRPISAAQADAIERAHAPGPPSEVIASGTFTGQGALEMTRKDVATMATGEWLNDEMVNFTIGTMADREMARCGGDQPRVHFFNTFFVGKLTDGGDGYNYGAVRRWTTKKKLGYDVLECDKVIIPVHQGIHWVLAVIDLAAKCVRFYDSLLGDDKGLVEDLLRWVRDEWKNKKDADVDTESWSVEIPKDIPRQMNGCDCGVFMLKYADYIATGCPLTFHQRDMEYFRRRIVADAMEKGN; this is encoded by the coding sequence aTGTCGGTGGGCAAGCTCGTTCTCGGGGCGCTGAAAGAGGCTTTCCTCCTCTCGCCTCCCGAGAAGCAGCCCCAGGAGCCGCCCACGCTCGACGGGCCCAATCGCATACCCGGGTTCAGGCCCCCCATCGACTGGCTcaacgccgagctcgagaggCGGAACCCCCACGTGCAGCAGAGGCGAGAGGAGCTCGGTCTCGTGAGGGACGAGCAGACCCGGCAGTTACTCGCCTCGCCCGGACCCGCGGGACAggccacgcgcggcgccgacttTCTCACcaggcgcgaggggcgacaCCACCCTTACGATCGGAAGGGcggcaccgcgggcgacggcgcggcgggcgcgacgaacaACGGCGGGGCGCCGTTCCGGACCCCCGGGCCGCGCGTGCAGATCGActtcgccggcgacgacccccTCACCACGGTCGTCACGAGGCCGCCCGTCACCTCCCACCGACCCGTCCTCGGCAGGCCCGGCTGGCAccaccagcagcagcagcagcaccAGCAACACACGCGACCACTTCCATCCACCGCCGGAGCCAACACATCGTCATCTCGGTGGACCGGCGCAGCCGCCGTCGGGTCGCAGCACAGGTACCCCAGCGCGACCAGGCACGGCGCGGGAACGTACcagaccgccgcggacttcgccgccttcctcgcggtCCGGGAACGTGCCAACCAGccctcgcccgacgcgaacgacgacggcgactcCACCTTTGAGCGCTCAGCGATGAAgcaagccgccgcctcaTCCATGAGGCGCGCCCAtgaggagacggaggaggatcGCGAGGAGCGACTCGCGAGGGAGGCCGCGGCATCCTCCCCGGTCACCGACACCCTCCAGACCCGCATGTTCACCGGACACTACGCCCACGGCCCCAGGCCGATCACCCCGTTCTCCTCCCACGGGGCGTCGTCAgagcggggcgcgggcggcgtcggcggcgagaacgaCGCGGTGAGAAACGCGTCAATCAGGGAAGCCGCGGAGCGCACgttccgcgcgggcgccgagcgcatcgcgagcgccacgccggATATGGCCGCGCTCCACTCCCGCGCGGGGTTCAGGGCGGGGtaccacgtcgccgcggcgcaggcggcggcggcgtcggggggggCGGCCGGATTGTTCGGGCCAAACAAAGGCTCAAAGGGCTCGAAGGCGCCAGCGGCGGGTGGGctgttcggcggcgcgctcgcgccggcgcagcTGGAGTTTaggcgatcgagcgcgtggaAGACGCTGGGTCTGGACGTgcgggacgtggacgcgtaTAAGAAGCTCGTggaggcgtcgagcgccgggcgcaatcggcggcggccgacgtccgcgccgcccgactCGGCTCGCAAGCAtcggcgggaggaggaggaagaggaggaggttcCTTCGGAcgttttcgtcgtcgacgacgtcggcggcgcgcctaaaccggccgccgccaagggACGCGGGAAGCCCAAGAAACCCGTGACGCAGTACAGGATGAAGGCGCCGCCGGCAGCGGCCCCTGCCGTGCGCAGAACCTCGCTGGACTCCTTCGTGGATGACTCGATTGAAAATCTCCGACGAtccaccgccgaggcggagggcgacgtcgccccgacgccgacggccgtgCCCGTCCGAACCGCGCTCACGCCCTCgcagcggcgcgagctcgcgctggaggtgagggcggcgaacgcgagcgtccacgccccggtcgacgtcgcgcaggAGGCGGACCTCGAGAGGCAGATAGCCGAGATGGAGATTGTCGCGAGGGACCTGgagtcgcggcgcgccgagctcaagtCCCCTAAACCAGCCCTCTCGGACCTCGAGGCTggtccgagcgcggcggacatcgaagcgatggaggcggagcTCACGCGGCCCatcagcgcggcgcaggcggacgccatcgagcgcgcgcacgccccgGGTCCGCCGTCGGAGGTGATCGCCTCCGGGACGTTCACCGGTCAGGGCGCGCTGGAGATGACGCGGAAGGacgtggcgacgatggcgacgggcgagTGGCTGAACGACGAGATGGTGAACTTCACGATCGGCACGATGGCGGATCGCGAGATGGCGAGGTGCGGCGGAGACCAACCGCGGGTTCACTTCTTCAACACGTTCTTCGTGGGGAAGCTGACGGATGGGGGCGACGGGTACAACTACGGCGCGGTgcggcgctggacgacgaagaagaagctcgggtacgacgtcctcgagtgCGACAAGGTGATCATCCCGGTCCACCAGGGCATCCACTGGgtcctcgccgtcatcgacctcgccgccaagtgCGTCAGGTTCTACGACTccctgctcggcgacgataaagggctcgtcgaggactTGTTACGGTGGGTGCGCGACGAGTGGAAAAACAAAAAGGATGCCGACGTCGACACCGAGTCGTGGTCCGTGGAGATCCCCAAGGACATCCCGCGGCAGATGAACGGGTGCGACTGCGGGGTGTTCATGCTCAAGTACGCGGACTACATCGCGACGGGGTGCCCCCTCACGTTCCACCAGCGCGACATGGAGTATTTTCGGCGAaggatcgtcgccgacgccatggaGAAGGGCaactga
- a CDS encoding predicted protein produces the protein MQSFPSPSFTKGSRDVEGEKLYISAEHSKVMSSTIGPGPKYDPLDSVGVAPLSINRTLPRVGFSSVDRSLKGTTDASMFVTDPLRKPGAPPGPGAYDHEGAVGKQCLSPKPSKPAYTIEKSSREQAQNVYSKEGESGSLGRNVPGPGTYADKLPGSIGPQPDVSSSPEVKFPKDTRWKASELPRGERRPGPGEHKLPDGVGKQVVSTKTSEPTAPFGTTTRAQTSKMFISKEHDKRGSDGALGPGPCGGAAKPRSSFGKVASSRERSSPRATFTRSTRWERDRNAGDPGPGAYNA, from the exons ATGCAGTCCTTCCCGAGCCCGTCGTTCACCAAGGGCTCGAGGGATGTCGAAGGAGAAAAG CTGTACATATCCGCGGAGCACTCGAAGGTGATGTCCAGCACCATCGGCCCGGGACCGAAGTACGACCCGCTGGAcagcgtcggcgtcgcgccgctctccaTCAACCGCACGCTCCCGCGAGTCGGCTTCTCCTCCGTCGATCGGAGCCTCAAGGgaacgacggacgcgtcgatgtTTGTCACCGATCCCCTACGCAAACCCGGCGCTCCGcccggccccggcgcgtACGACCACGAGGGCGCCGTGGGCAAGCAATGTCTCTCCCCGAAGCCCTCCAAGCCCGCGTACACCATCGAGAAGAGCAGCCGCGAGCAGGCGCAGAACGTCTACTCCAAAGAGGGGGAATCGGGCTCGCTGGGTCGGAACGTCCCGGGGCCTGGAACGTACGCGGACAAGCTCCCGGGCTCCATCGGACCGCAGCCGGACGTTTCGAGCTCACCCGAGGTGAAGTTTCCCAAGGACACCAGGTGGAAGGCGTCGGAGCTACCccgaggcgagcggcggcccGGTCCGGGCGAGCACAAGCTgccggacggcgtcggcaagCAGGTGGTCAGCACGAAGACGTCGGAAccgaccgcgccgttcggcaccacgacgcgcgcgcagaCGTCGAAGATGTTCATAAGCAAGGAGCACGATAAGAgggggagcgacggcgcgctcggcccgggtccgtgcggcggcgccgcgaagccgaGGTCGAGTTTCGGAAAGGTGGCGAGTTCACGGGAGCGGAGCTCGCCCAGAGCCACGTTCACGAGGAGCACACGGTGGGAGCGGGATAGGAACGCGGGCGACCCGGGTCCCGGCGCGTACAACGCGTGA